A genome region from Deltaproteobacteria bacterium HGW-Deltaproteobacteria-4 includes the following:
- a CDS encoding 2-oxoacid:acceptor oxidoreductase subunit alpha — translation MSRVNGSEINLVLGGEAGQGLQTIAQILARMFMNGGLHVVAESEFMSRIRGGSNSVTLRAATTPVRALSGTLDLCVLLDRDALPRLRGRCGSETLRIGDPQLFAEDLGILPLPLQELSKEIGGAIYANSIVCGYLARIIGWNLSPLEGALMRTFTDPAILNKNYAAARLGWEEGTETIGRCSLPLAEARPGRLILDGSQSVALGALAGGCNFISSYPMSPSTGLLIHLAKQAHSHGVVVEQAEDEISAINMALGSWYAGGRALVSTSGGGFDLMAEGLSLAGVIESPLVIHLAQRPGPGTGLPTRSEQGDLEITRYAGHGEFPRAILAPGSPEEAFACAAHAFTMADAAQAPVFVLTDQYLLDTLYDLDPFVLPEFAPQSRIIATPINYQRYAPGLDGVSHRGIPGFGKGRVCVDSDEHDADGRITEDFDVRIAMVDKRLAKMRRLQEDYAIPPKLFGPADYRRLIVGWGSTHAAVAEALAQLQPQATAYLHCQQVYPLSPALLEHLQQATEIIVIENNATGQFARLLRAENACKVHKEWHKYNGLGFSVAEVVALIRKEVGI, via the coding sequence ATGAGCAGAGTAAACGGCAGCGAAATCAATCTGGTCCTCGGCGGCGAGGCCGGTCAGGGATTGCAGACGATCGCGCAGATTCTGGCGCGAATGTTCATGAATGGCGGCTTGCACGTGGTGGCTGAAAGCGAGTTCATGTCACGTATCCGTGGCGGCAGCAATTCCGTGACCCTGCGTGCCGCCACTACCCCGGTCCGGGCTTTGAGCGGCACCCTCGACCTTTGTGTCCTCCTTGATCGCGACGCTCTACCGCGCCTGCGGGGTCGCTGTGGGTCAGAAACGTTGCGGATCGGCGACCCGCAGCTCTTCGCAGAGGACCTCGGCATCCTCCCCCTGCCGCTGCAGGAGCTGAGCAAAGAGATCGGCGGGGCGATTTACGCAAATAGTATTGTCTGCGGTTACCTTGCCCGGATCATCGGTTGGAATCTTTCGCCGCTGGAGGGAGCACTGATGCGGACTTTTACCGACCCTGCGATCCTGAACAAAAATTACGCTGCGGCCCGCCTCGGCTGGGAGGAAGGGACCGAGACGATTGGCCGCTGTTCGCTGCCGTTGGCGGAGGCCAGGCCCGGTCGTCTTATCCTCGATGGTTCCCAGTCCGTGGCCCTGGGGGCGCTGGCCGGCGGCTGTAACTTCATCTCCTCTTACCCGATGTCGCCTTCCACCGGGCTGCTCATCCATCTCGCCAAACAGGCGCACAGCCACGGGGTTGTCGTCGAGCAGGCCGAGGACGAGATCAGCGCCATCAACATGGCCCTCGGCTCCTGGTATGCCGGCGGTCGGGCGCTGGTCAGCACCTCCGGCGGCGGTTTCGATCTGATGGCGGAAGGTTTGAGTCTGGCCGGCGTCATCGAATCGCCGCTGGTCATCCATCTGGCGCAACGCCCCGGTCCGGGGACCGGCCTGCCGACCCGCAGCGAACAGGGGGATCTGGAGATCACCCGTTATGCCGGGCATGGTGAATTCCCCCGCGCCATCCTTGCCCCCGGTTCGCCGGAAGAGGCCTTTGCCTGTGCCGCCCATGCCTTCACCATGGCTGATGCGGCTCAGGCGCCGGTCTTCGTTCTCACCGATCAGTACCTCCTTGATACCCTGTACGATCTCGACCCTTTTGTCCTACCGGAATTTGCACCGCAATCGCGAATTATCGCCACTCCGATCAACTACCAGCGCTATGCTCCCGGCCTGGATGGTGTTTCGCACCGAGGCATTCCCGGCTTCGGCAAGGGGCGGGTCTGCGTCGACAGTGATGAGCACGACGCCGACGGCCGGATCACCGAGGATTTTGATGTGCGGATCGCCATGGTTGACAAACGCCTCGCCAAAATGCGCCGACTGCAGGAGGATTACGCCATCCCTCCGAAACTTTTCGGGCCGGCTGACTACCGGCGGCTGATCGTCGGCTGGGGTTCAACCCACGCCGCAGTCGCCGAAGCGCTGGCACAACTCCAGCCCCAGGCAACCGCTTATCTCCATTGTCAGCAAGTCTACCCGCTGTCGCCGGCGCTTCTTGAGCATCTTCAGCAGGCGACGGAGATTATCGTCATCGAGAACAATGCGACCGGCCAGTTCGCCCGCCTCCTCCGCGCCGAGAATGCTTGCAAAGTTCACAAGGAATGGCACAAATATAACGGCCTCGGCTTTAGCGTTGCTGAGGTGGTGGCATTAATCCGGAAGGAGGTGGGGATATGA